A genomic stretch from Hoplias malabaricus isolate fHopMal1 chromosome 4, fHopMal1.hap1, whole genome shotgun sequence includes:
- the LOC136695597 gene encoding uncharacterized protein, producing the protein MDFPLFRRGLSLRPVLYFTGFTTAAVALCAFLHRRHKSKRSAAVALKADHLEDLQELAVTLPVADQSYEDLIAPDAQGPSSRLWIIPRLTLKESCGYVLRVHRMQATTISRSFSNGEKQVKVTMQHKSVYRGLESEHWWVLTNDFYHLFPEDSQLPPMHFATVKAVAYIKCVGRQISVLTANLSTESTITSVTRSQFLQTKVSKTYRGVTTEDGCFRSSESSSTHILETPVVPQLAPRPLGPPPGFH; encoded by the exons ATGGACTTTCCACTTTTTCGTCGTGGGCTCAGTCTGCGTCCAGTGCTGTACTTCACTGGATTTACCACTGCAGCTGTAGCTCTCTGTGCTTTTCTTCACAGGAGGCACAAATCGAAGCGGTCAGCTGCAGTAGCTCTGAAAGCGGACCACTTGGAGG ATCTACAGGAGCTGGCTGTTACGTTGCCAGTGGCTGACCAAAGCTATGAG GATCTCATTGCACCAGATGCCCAGGGGCCCTCCAGCCGGCTGTGGATCATACCACGGTTGACACTGAAG GAGAGCTGTGGGTATGTTCTGCGTGTCCACAGGATGCAGGCCACAACTATCTCTCGGAGTTTTTCTAATGGTGAAAAG CAAGTGAAGGTGACTATGCAGCACAAGTCTGTGTATAGAGGCCTGGAAAGTGAACATTGGTGGGTGCTCACCAATGACTTCTACCACCTGTTTCCAGAG GACTCACAGCTCCCTCCCATGCACTTTGCCACCGTGAAGGCTGTGGCCTACATTAAG TGCGTTGGACGCCAGATTTCTGTGCTGACTGCCAACCTCAGCACAGAGTCGACCATCACCTCTGTGACCCGCTCGCAGTTTCTT CAAACGAAAGTGTCCAAGACGTACAGAGGAGTCACTACCGAGGATGGGTGCTTTCGTTCTTCTGAGTCCAGCAGCACCCATATCCTTGAGACTCCAGTGGTTCCACAGCTAGCTCCCAGACCTCTTGGACCACCACCTGGGTTCCACTGA